From Methanocella paludicola SANAE, a single genomic window includes:
- a CDS encoding DMT family transporter: MKITADGKTKLTLVFVMALWGGSFIASKIGLEGLYPVELATLRFAIAVPLLIAITLLIEGRKAFRIAPKDLPVLIIMALTGVTLQYIVQFAAMTFTSVTNTALLINMGTFFVIIPSALFLKERLSIDNIMGIVIAFLGAALVATNGVFAFTPNLIGDGLVILCAVMWAIYILVGNKLAGKYSVLSQLNYIFIIGFIGLLPVYFLTPHHAFGSLSITTWECILYLAVVCSVIAYFFFNDAIIRLGPSKTAIYQYLEPFFAIVLAIALLSEPLTAAIAMGAAFIIAGIAMADNNLKILGYFIKSPEPAKKEHGP, from the coding sequence ATGAAAATAACGGCCGACGGAAAGACAAAGCTTACGCTCGTCTTCGTAATGGCCCTCTGGGGCGGCTCTTTTATAGCCTCGAAGATCGGGCTCGAAGGGCTGTACCCGGTCGAGCTAGCCACGCTGCGTTTTGCGATAGCAGTACCACTACTAATAGCCATCACGCTCCTAATCGAAGGCCGAAAGGCTTTCCGCATCGCCCCGAAGGACCTGCCGGTGCTCATTATCATGGCTCTCACCGGCGTGACTCTCCAGTACATCGTCCAGTTCGCCGCGATGACCTTCACGTCCGTGACGAACACGGCGCTGCTCATCAACATGGGCACGTTCTTCGTCATCATCCCCTCGGCGCTGTTCCTCAAGGAGCGGCTGTCCATCGATAACATCATGGGCATCGTCATCGCCTTCCTGGGAGCGGCGCTCGTAGCCACGAACGGCGTATTCGCCTTCACGCCAAACCTCATCGGCGACGGGCTGGTCATCCTTTGCGCCGTCATGTGGGCCATCTACATCCTGGTAGGCAACAAGCTTGCGGGTAAATATTCCGTGCTCTCGCAGCTCAACTACATCTTCATCATCGGCTTCATCGGGCTCCTGCCCGTCTATTTCCTGACGCCCCACCACGCGTTCGGCAGCCTCTCGATCACGACCTGGGAATGTATACTGTACCTGGCCGTGGTATGCTCGGTCATCGCCTATTTCTTCTTTAACGACGCCATCATCCGGCTCGGCCCCTCGAAGACGGCCATATACCAGTACCTGGAGCCGTTCTTCGCCATTGTGCTGGCCATCGCCCTTTTAAGCGAGCCCCTGACGGCCGCCATCGCCATGGGCGCGGCCTTCATTATAGCGGGCATCGCGATGGCCGATAACAACCTTAAGATCCTGGGCTACTTCATCAAGAGCCCTGAGCCGGCTAAAAAGGAACATGGCCCGTAG
- a CDS encoding MutS-related protein translates to MNGLIELPGIGEKISNKLIDHFGSERAALEVLRRHDVASLSAVPGISEKYAVSLIHEVIAQEEGASIEDFLQTPEAFNVYDKIVGLMRSYAHTSYSRAKLSTYIPYPSNKADRIRAIQAELKGYIELAKKLGNDVELSAALKKARYLKEPSKVAKSRDRAIFTDNKKDYDRLLGEHIDRYLDVYCIENMGELVDVAKGYSQSLILGSKFAGADFPEDMNVDFSEGAGEAWWLVPEVVISFFAANKEPIEASLEAIRIIRSKSDLNICNYLDDAKMLELSQEMGRITPEGELELGVDPEIDRLKSVLMRYNEVLKAALKKANADLHDRMENNTVTLKGSQLLGMFGEKGEAGLKGMLEKEVAKAYVEVVGEAKSFIKEQLALKPFEMQHVDLMFNDDIVYPIELNYRAVDGFKNAVNRQLVKRSLDIKRNSAKRLSKFEAVCKDMVRDTLEFDTYFAIGLFALDYDLRLPAVNGHAGIRVTDGYNIFLRDHAQKVEPVSYAVGIKVKDTKGERVVILSGVNSGGKTTMLDLLAQVVILGQMGFPVPAGSAEIGLVDELLYFSKSKGTLTAGAFETTIKGFSRVVSKNSKVVLVDELESITEPGASAKIIAGILETLYDNDCSVAVFVSHLAEQIRENTKYSIRVDGIEAKGLDANLNLIVDRTPRYNYLAKSTPELIVERLTRSSDGDKKEFYQKLLAKFKSKN, encoded by the coding sequence GTGAACGGCCTGATTGAGCTGCCTGGCATAGGCGAAAAGATATCTAACAAGCTTATCGATCATTTCGGCTCCGAGCGCGCCGCGCTGGAAGTGCTTCGAAGGCACGACGTCGCCAGCCTGTCGGCCGTGCCGGGCATCAGCGAGAAATACGCCGTCTCTCTTATTCATGAGGTGATCGCGCAGGAAGAGGGCGCTTCCATCGAGGACTTCCTGCAGACGCCCGAGGCCTTTAACGTTTACGATAAGATCGTGGGCCTTATGCGCTCCTACGCCCATACCTCTTATTCTCGTGCTAAGCTTAGCACTTATATCCCCTATCCTTCGAATAAGGCCGACCGGATCAGGGCCATTCAGGCGGAATTGAAGGGTTATATTGAGCTTGCCAAAAAGCTGGGCAACGACGTGGAATTAAGCGCAGCTTTAAAGAAAGCCAGGTACCTGAAGGAGCCGTCGAAAGTGGCGAAGTCGAGGGACAGGGCCATATTCACGGATAATAAGAAGGACTATGACCGGCTGCTCGGCGAGCACATTGACCGTTATCTGGATGTTTATTGCATAGAGAATATGGGCGAGCTCGTCGACGTCGCGAAGGGCTACTCGCAGTCGCTCATTCTGGGCAGCAAGTTCGCCGGGGCCGACTTTCCCGAGGACATGAACGTCGATTTCTCGGAAGGCGCCGGGGAGGCGTGGTGGCTGGTGCCCGAGGTAGTCATCTCGTTCTTTGCGGCCAATAAGGAGCCCATCGAAGCCTCTCTCGAGGCGATCAGGATCATCCGCTCGAAGTCCGACCTTAATATCTGTAATTATTTAGACGATGCAAAGATGCTCGAGCTGTCCCAGGAGATGGGCCGCATAACGCCCGAAGGGGAATTAGAATTGGGCGTGGACCCCGAGATCGACCGCCTCAAGAGCGTGCTCATGCGATATAACGAGGTATTGAAGGCGGCACTCAAAAAGGCGAACGCTGACCTGCACGACCGGATGGAGAACAATACGGTCACGCTTAAGGGCTCTCAGTTGCTGGGCATGTTCGGCGAGAAGGGCGAGGCGGGCCTGAAGGGCATGCTCGAAAAGGAGGTCGCCAAAGCCTATGTCGAGGTCGTGGGAGAGGCCAAGTCGTTCATCAAGGAGCAGCTTGCGCTGAAGCCGTTCGAGATGCAGCACGTCGACCTGATGTTCAACGACGATATCGTCTACCCGATAGAGCTGAACTACCGGGCCGTGGACGGCTTCAAGAACGCCGTCAATCGCCAGCTAGTGAAAAGGAGCCTGGATATCAAGAGGAACAGCGCAAAGCGGCTATCGAAGTTCGAGGCCGTCTGTAAGGACATGGTCCGGGACACGCTGGAGTTCGACACGTACTTCGCCATCGGCCTGTTTGCCCTGGACTATGACCTGAGATTACCCGCAGTCAACGGCCATGCCGGCATCCGTGTCACCGATGGATATAACATCTTTTTACGAGACCACGCCCAGAAGGTGGAGCCCGTGAGCTATGCCGTGGGCATCAAGGTCAAGGATACAAAGGGCGAGCGCGTCGTCATCCTGAGCGGCGTGAACTCGGGCGGTAAGACCACGATGCTGGACCTGCTGGCGCAGGTGGTCATCCTCGGGCAGATGGGCTTCCCGGTGCCCGCCGGATCGGCCGAGATAGGCCTCGTGGACGAGCTCTTGTACTTCAGCAAGTCCAAGGGCACGCTGACTGCCGGCGCCTTCGAGACTACGATCAAGGGCTTTTCGCGCGTGGTTAGCAAGAACAGCAAGGTCGTGCTGGTCGATGAGCTGGAATCCATAACGGAGCCCGGCGCCTCCGCCAAGATCATCGCCGGCATCCTGGAGACGCTATACGATAACGACTGCAGCGTCGCCGTCTTTGTGAGCCACCTGGCCGAGCAAATACGGGAGAACACGAAGTACAGCATTCGAGTCGACGGTATTGAGGCCAAAGGCCTGGACGCTAATCTCAACTTAATAGTCGACAGGACTCCCAGGTACAATTACCTGGCGAAGAGCACGCCGGAGCTTATCGTGGAGAGGCTCACGCGGTCTTCGGACGGCGACAAAAAGGAATTTTACCAGAAGCTTCTGGCCAAGTTCAAGTCAAAGAACTAA
- the hisB gene encoding imidazoleglycerol-phosphate dehydratase HisB, whose amino-acid sequence MRTSSVSRQTKETSISVELNLDGNGTSKISTGIGFFDHMLASFAKHGLFDLTIKATGDLHVDDHHLVEDMGIVLGEAFAKALGDKSKIERFGHALIPMDEALSTVAVDISGRGYAVFMAEFHYESIGSYSTRMTRHFVDSFARASGMNLNVRIEGEDDHHMVESMFKALGVAIWMATRKNEKRGIPSTKGTL is encoded by the coding sequence ATGAGGACATCCAGCGTCAGCCGGCAAACAAAAGAAACGAGCATCTCCGTCGAGTTGAACTTAGACGGGAATGGTACGTCAAAAATATCGACCGGTATAGGGTTTTTCGATCATATGCTGGCATCCTTCGCCAAGCATGGCCTGTTCGACCTTACTATTAAGGCCACCGGCGACCTGCACGTGGACGACCACCACCTGGTCGAGGACATGGGAATCGTTTTAGGAGAGGCCTTTGCGAAAGCGCTGGGCGATAAATCGAAGATCGAGCGGTTCGGCCACGCGCTGATACCGATGGACGAGGCGCTGTCAACGGTAGCGGTCGATATCAGCGGCAGAGGATATGCCGTTTTCATGGCCGAGTTCCATTATGAGTCGATCGGCAGCTACTCGACGAGAATGACCAGGCACTTCGTGGACTCCTTCGCCCGGGCGTCGGGCATGAACCTGAACGTCAGGATCGAGGGCGAAGACGACCACCACATGGTCGAGTCTATGTTCAAGGCTTTAGGGGTCGCCATCTGGATGGCCACCCGAAAGAATGAAAAACGGGGTATCCCGAGCACGAAGGGAACGCTCTAG
- a CDS encoding flavodoxin domain-containing protein, whose product MPRLLIVYNSTTGNTKAMADAIAEGARSLKLDTEVVDAFNVTPEDVMAADAIGFGVPTFNYHAAKPILKLLDDLAGKNVTDKLAIVFGSYGWSGQGAPVVAERLRQMGFRVLDPVIRVKYRPTENELDGCQLLGKDVAMHLKNIRMTENLNA is encoded by the coding sequence ATGCCCCGATTGTTGATCGTCTATAACAGCACGACCGGCAACACGAAAGCCATGGCCGACGCTATCGCCGAAGGCGCCCGGTCGCTGAAGCTGGATACGGAAGTAGTCGATGCCTTCAATGTAACGCCCGAAGACGTGATGGCGGCCGATGCCATCGGGTTCGGCGTGCCCACTTTTAATTATCACGCAGCCAAGCCGATATTGAAATTGCTGGACGACCTTGCCGGAAAGAACGTAACGGATAAGCTCGCCATCGTATTCGGCTCTTACGGCTGGAGCGGCCAGGGAGCGCCTGTGGTCGCTGAGCGCCTGAGGCAGATGGGTTTCCGGGTGCTGGACCCGGTCATCCGTGTAAAATACAGGCCCACGGAGAACGAGCTCGACGGTTGCCAGCTCCTTGGAAAGGACGTGGCCATGCACTTGAAAAACATCAGGATGACCGAAAATTTAAATGCATAG
- a CDS encoding metal-dependent hydrolase, with amino-acid sequence MLVFGHLGITLLLAFVIFSVLKEDVDYRFVLVGGLLPDIIDKPIGDYIFYSIFQNGRIFSHTLLFVAVVTLIGATVTRKYKVNFVELLALGSLFHIAEDQVWRVQGTLFWPLFGWEFPKFNLENYAGYILYVLFHNPDAYVPELIGISILAVFVGYFRLYQRDNLKAFLHSGKLVTERPPVPATA; translated from the coding sequence ATGCTTGTCTTCGGCCACCTGGGCATCACGCTTCTCCTGGCCTTCGTCATCTTCTCCGTCTTAAAGGAGGACGTCGATTACCGTTTCGTCCTCGTCGGCGGGCTTCTCCCCGACATCATCGATAAGCCCATCGGAGACTATATCTTTTATTCCATATTCCAGAACGGCCGTATCTTCTCGCATACGCTTCTCTTCGTCGCCGTCGTTACGCTGATCGGCGCCACGGTGACCAGGAAATATAAAGTGAACTTCGTGGAGCTGCTCGCACTGGGCTCGCTTTTCCACATCGCCGAGGACCAGGTGTGGCGCGTGCAGGGGACGCTTTTCTGGCCGCTGTTCGGGTGGGAGTTCCCCAAATTCAATCTTGAGAACTATGCCGGTTACATCCTGTACGTGCTGTTCCACAACCCGGACGCCTACGTGCCCGAGCTCATTGGCATCTCTATTCTTGCGGTGTTCGTCGGCTATTTCCGGCTGTATCAGCGTGATAATCTTAAGGCGTTCCTGCATAGTGGAAAATTAGTCACTGAACGCCCTCCTGTTCCCGCAACGGCGTGA
- a CDS encoding DMT family transporter, with protein sequence MPGEVKRDSQWPLMIALFAINIFWGGSFVANAIALKSIGPIEIASLRFFIAAPLLAAATYLWKGKDIFKFDIKDLGTIIIMALTGVTLQYVIQVTAQEYTTANNASLLINTSVFFIIFLSALFLNEKLSRWRIVGSVVGFLGVAVLVTKGSLSFDLSHSTGDIMILVCAVLWSVYSIYGKKIASKYHPLTVLNYMFIIGTICLIPFYLLTPHLPITSIPLDAIGAIVFLAIFCSIIAYLVYNVALERMDASKVGLYIYFVPLSTIVLSWLILGETMSMATIGGGLMVLLGMYLAEIKDHNNSSN encoded by the coding sequence ATGCCCGGAGAGGTCAAGCGAGACAGCCAATGGCCCCTGATGATCGCCTTATTCGCGATCAACATCTTCTGGGGCGGCTCCTTCGTGGCAAATGCCATCGCGCTCAAAAGCATCGGGCCCATCGAGATCGCCTCTCTCCGTTTCTTCATCGCCGCCCCGCTTCTGGCGGCCGCCACATACCTCTGGAAGGGCAAGGACATTTTTAAGTTCGACATCAAAGACCTGGGCACGATCATCATCATGGCCCTTACCGGCGTCACACTACAATACGTCATCCAGGTGACGGCCCAGGAGTACACGACGGCGAATAACGCCTCCCTCCTCATCAACACGTCCGTGTTCTTCATTATCTTCCTGAGCGCCCTCTTCCTGAACGAAAAGCTTAGCCGCTGGAGGATCGTGGGCTCGGTGGTCGGCTTTCTGGGCGTCGCCGTCCTCGTCACGAAGGGCTCGCTGTCCTTCGACCTGAGCCATTCGACGGGCGACATCATGATCCTCGTCTGCGCCGTACTGTGGTCGGTCTATTCAATTTACGGTAAAAAGATCGCATCGAAATATCACCCCCTGACTGTCCTGAACTACATGTTCATCATCGGCACCATATGCCTGATACCGTTCTATTTACTTACACCGCATTTACCGATCACGTCCATTCCGCTTGACGCGATCGGTGCCATCGTGTTCCTGGCCATATTCTGCTCCATCATCGCCTATTTAGTGTATAACGTGGCCCTGGAGCGTATGGACGCCTCCAAGGTGGGGCTGTACATCTATTTCGTGCCCCTGTCGACCATCGTCCTGTCCTGGCTCATACTGGGCGAGACGATGAGCATGGCCACGATAGGCGGTGGCCTGATGGTCCTGCTGGGCATGTATCTGGCCGAGATAAAGGACCATAACAATTCAAGCAACTAA